DNA from Rubripirellula lacrimiformis:
GGTGGGCTTGATCGCGGCAACGCTATTGGTGCTGCCTTGGTTGACCGATCTGTTGCCGTACTTCTCGTTTGGGCGTTTGCGTCCGGTACACACCAACGCCGCTATTTTTGCGTTCGCTGGGAACGGGATTTTCGCGGCCGTCTACTACAGCACCCAACGTCTGTGCAAGGCTCGGATGTGGAGCGACGCACTTAGCCGCATTCACTTTTGGGGCTGGCAGGCGATCATCGTTGCGGCCGCGATCACGTTGCCATTGGGTTTGACCCAGGGCCGTGAATACGCCGAATTGGAATGGCCGATCGACTTGTTCATTGCTGTGATCTGGTTGTTCGTCTTCGGCGGCAACTTTTTGATGACGCTGATCAACCGTCGCGAACGGCACATGTACGTGGCGCTTTGGTTTTACATCGCAACGATCGTGACCGTTGCTGTTTTGCACGTGTTCAACAACTTGGTCGTCCCGGCCGGTTGGTTCAAAGGGTATAGCGTTTACGCAGGCGTCCAAGACGCGTTCATGCAGTGGTGGTACGGGCACAACGCGGTGGCGTTCTTCCTGACGACCCCGTTCCTGGGGTTGATGTACTACTTCTTGCCCAAAGCGGCTCAGCGTCCGGTGTTCAGTTACCGGCTAAGCATCATTCACTTCTGGTCGTTGGTCTTCATTTACATCTGGGCCGGCCCGCACCACCTGCACTACACCGCGCTTCCCGAATGGGCCAATACGCTGGGCATGCTCTTCAGCCTGATGCTGTGGATGCCTTCGTGGGGCGGGATGATCAATGGTTTGCTGACGCTTCGCGGTGCCTGGCATAAGGTTGCCGCTGATCCAGTGCTGAAATTCTTTGTGGTCGGGATCACGTTCTACGGAATGGCGACCTTCGAAGGTCCCATGTTGTCCATCAAGTCGATCAATGCGTTAAGTCACTACACCGACTGGACGATCGCTCACGTGCACGCCGGTGCATTGGGTTGGAACGGGTTCATGATCTTCGGGATGCTGTATTGGATGATGCCTCGGATTTTCCAGACATCCAAGATGTGGAGTCCGAAACTGGTCAGTCTGCACTTCTGGACCGGCACCCTCGGGATCCTGCTGTACATCATCCCCATCTACGCCGCTGGGCTGATGCAGGGTTTGATGTGGCGTGCGATGGACGAAACTGGCCACTTGTCCTACCCCGACTTTATCGAAACGATCCAAGCGGTCGTTCCGTTGTGGTGGATTCGTGTTGGCGGTGGTGCGTTGTACGTCAGCGGCGTGGTGATGCTGTGCATCAACGCGTTGATGACCTGGATGGCTCGCCCGGCAACCTACGAAGTGCCGGTTCACTCGGCTCCGCGATTGTCGGCTAACTATCAAGACGACGAAAAGCCTCGTACCAGCCCATTGACCGATGTGCCGATGCTGGAAGTGGGCAAGAAGATCGATTCGATCGGTGCCATGGGTTGGCACCGTCGGTGGGAACGTTTGCCGGTGAAGTTCACCGTGTTGACGACTCTGGCTGTGGTGGTGGCGACACTGTTCGAATTGGTGCCAACGTTCCTGATTCGATCCAACGTGCCGACGATCGCAACCGTCACGCCATACACGCCGTTGGAATTGGCCGGACGTCACATTTTTGTTTCCGAAGGCTGTTACAACTGCCACTCGCAAATGATTCGACCGATCGTTTCGGAAACCAAACGGTACGGGGAATACAGCAAGCCGGGCGAATTCATTTACGATCGACCGTTCCAATGGGGC
Protein-coding regions in this window:
- the ccoN gene encoding cytochrome-c oxidase, cbb3-type subunit I, producing the protein MSTVTDSLSPDAPRSTATDNSIEHFSYDDQIVRMFVTATIIWGLVATTVGLIAATLLVLPWLTDLLPYFSFGRLRPVHTNAAIFAFAGNGIFAAVYYSTQRLCKARMWSDALSRIHFWGWQAIIVAAAITLPLGLTQGREYAELEWPIDLFIAVIWLFVFGGNFLMTLINRRERHMYVALWFYIATIVTVAVLHVFNNLVVPAGWFKGYSVYAGVQDAFMQWWYGHNAVAFFLTTPFLGLMYYFLPKAAQRPVFSYRLSIIHFWSLVFIYIWAGPHHLHYTALPEWANTLGMLFSLMLWMPSWGGMINGLLTLRGAWHKVAADPVLKFFVVGITFYGMATFEGPMLSIKSINALSHYTDWTIAHVHAGALGWNGFMIFGMLYWMMPRIFQTSKMWSPKLVSLHFWTGTLGILLYIIPIYAAGLMQGLMWRAMDETGHLSYPDFIETIQAVVPLWWIRVGGGALYVSGVVMLCINALMTWMARPATYEVPVHSAPRLSANYQDDEKPRTSPLTDVPMLEVGKKIDSIGAMGWHRRWERLPVKFTVLTTLAVVVATLFELVPTFLIRSNVPTIATVTPYTPLELAGRHIFVSEGCYNCHSQMIRPIVSETKRYGEYSKPGEFIYDRPFQWGSRRIGPDLAREGGKQSSFWHWTHFENPSLVSPGSVMPSYQHLLEDDLKFDAIAPHVEAAAFLGAPYSEEDLKNTEAVARRQAEEIAAQVVQQGGPAAMHEKQAMALIAFLQRVGTDLFRTEEPAAGAEPVAGDADAAVTDAAVTDGAVTDAAVTDGGEAAAGEEADAPTADDDAAEGGNDQADAAEGDESA